The following are encoded in a window of Candidatus Polarisedimenticolia bacterium genomic DNA:
- a CDS encoding M20/M25/M40 family metallo-hydrolase, translating into MRRRMELATALLLLVAGAANRLEASGGMAPAADRERIVAAARGGASAGTFARHLAGEIGPRLTGTKNLAIAERWARDEFERMGLENVRLEKWGVYQAGKGFAKRPGPRALAVHNVVGEIRGSAKSDELVLVGAHLDSWDFAQGATDNAAGCAAILEAARSLRASGVRPARTIRFILFTGEEQGLLGAKAYVESHPEVLAKTSAFLNMDAGTNPISGLVATEAMRPDLSEALAVLSRLDASRSFTLTTVASFALPSDCCSDGATHSRETGSSCRPAGDSGASERAGARPPEPSCTKASKASCATAPRADAPPGPSCSEAPGLGKAPCGSSACARQAPNAGAGGCASDHTVFLRAGVPAFIFEQEGRADYARTHHTEFDTLDALDLEAIQHSALVVALAAFGIADLPERLSRANLLSADGPDAPPRCGGPSSNGAPALLSY; encoded by the coding sequence ATGCGGAGAAGGATGGAACTGGCGACGGCACTGCTGCTCCTGGTCGCCGGCGCGGCGAATCGGCTCGAAGCTTCGGGAGGCATGGCGCCGGCGGCGGATAGGGAGCGCATCGTGGCCGCCGCCCGGGGCGGCGCCAGCGCGGGGACCTTCGCGCGGCATCTGGCGGGCGAGATCGGGCCGCGGCTCACCGGCACGAAGAACCTGGCGATCGCCGAGCGTTGGGCGCGCGACGAATTCGAGCGGATGGGTCTGGAGAACGTCCGCCTCGAGAAGTGGGGCGTCTACCAGGCGGGCAAGGGCTTCGCCAAGCGGCCGGGGCCGCGGGCGCTGGCGGTGCACAACGTGGTGGGCGAGATTCGCGGCAGCGCCAAGTCCGACGAGCTGGTGCTCGTCGGGGCGCACCTGGATTCCTGGGACTTCGCCCAAGGCGCGACCGACAATGCCGCGGGGTGCGCGGCGATCCTCGAGGCCGCCCGGTCGTTGCGGGCTTCGGGCGTGAGGCCGGCGCGGACGATCCGCTTCATCCTCTTCACGGGCGAGGAGCAGGGGCTGTTGGGGGCGAAGGCGTACGTGGAGAGCCACCCCGAGGTGCTCGCGAAGACCTCGGCCTTTCTCAACATGGATGCCGGAACCAACCCGATCTCCGGGCTCGTCGCCACGGAGGCGATGCGCCCCGATCTCTCCGAGGCCCTTGCCGTGCTGTCCCGCCTCGACGCCTCGCGGAGCTTCACGTTGACCACCGTCGCTTCATTCGCGCTCCCGTCGGACTGCTGCAGCGACGGCGCCACCCACTCCCGCGAGACCGGCTCTTCCTGCCGCCCGGCGGGCGACTCCGGCGCGAGCGAACGCGCGGGCGCGCGGCCCCCCGAGCCATCCTGCACCAAGGCTTCGAAAGCCTCGTGCGCGACGGCGCCGCGGGCCGACGCCCCTCCCGGCCCCTCGTGCTCCGAGGCGCCGGGCTTAGGGAAAGCTCCCTGCGGCTCGTCGGCCTGCGCGCGGCAAGCCCCGAACGCGGGCGCGGGCGGCTGCGCCAGCGACCACACGGTCTTCCTGCGCGCCGGCGTGCCGGCCTTCATCTTCGAGCAGGAGGGCCGGGCCGACTATGCACGCACGCACCACACCGAGTTCGACACGTTGGACGCGCTCGATCTGGAGGCGATCCAGCACTCGGCGTTGGTGGTGGCGCTGGCGGCGTTCGGCATCGCCGATCTTCCGGAGAGGCTCTCCCGCGCCAATCTCCTGTCGGCGGACGGCCCGGACGCGCCGCCCCGCTGCGGCGGCCCCTCTTCGAACGGCGCACCCGCGCTCCTGTCCTATTGA